In Bdellovibrio bacteriovorus, the following are encoded in one genomic region:
- a CDS encoding VOC family protein — protein MQLDALGIVSKNIPESIRFYSLLGLEFEHCEKDAKHVEAVSTTGLRVMLDDEELIKSIKPHWKKPEINSINMAFKCDSAKAVDECFKKVVSAGFKFEKEPWDAFWGQRYAVVLDPDGNSVDLFAGL, from the coding sequence ATGCAATTAGATGCTCTGGGTATTGTTTCAAAAAATATTCCCGAATCCATCCGTTTTTATTCTTTATTAGGATTAGAGTTTGAGCATTGTGAAAAAGACGCTAAACATGTTGAGGCGGTCAGCACCACGGGGCTGCGTGTGATGCTGGATGATGAAGAGTTGATTAAATCGATAAAACCTCATTGGAAAAAGCCCGAAATCAATTCTATTAATATGGCCTTTAAGTGCGACTCTGCTAAAGCCGTGGATGAATGCTTTAAAAAAGTAGTCAGCGCCGGATTTAAGTTCGAAAAAGAGCCGTGGGATGCTTTCTGGGGGCAAAGGTACGCCGTCGTCCTTGATCCCGATGGAAACTCTGTAGATCTGTTTGCAGGTCTTTAG
- a CDS encoding DUF3536 domain-containing protein — MNKYLCLHLHFYQPPRENPWLGDIELQESAYPFHDWNERINNECYRPNGFSRILNAEGHVIDITNNYATTSFNFGPTLLSWLEEKDPDTYQKILEGDRLSLKNFNGHGSAIAQGYNHLIMPLANRRDKETQIIWGLKDFEKRFKRTAESLWLPETAVDIESLEIMADHGLKYVILAPRQARAIRSLHTNEAWKDVTGEQVDPLKPYLVRLPSGRSIAAFFYKGPISKAVAFEGLLHNGETFAHRLLQGFDHHREESQLLHIATDGETYGHHHRHGDMALSYALWYLQQGHHARITNYGEYLELHPPQDEAQIFESSSWSCEHGVQRWYRDCGCATGAHPAWNQEWRTPLRQGFDFLRDHTLASYEKFMHDRKVDPWAIRNDYIDIILNNGLGNVEAFLGQWFPEHRFADDEITKILKALEGQKYLLFSYTSCAWFFDDISGIETVQNLQYAFRAIELCESVFHLNLKEEFLKIIEQGESNIESFKNGKEVFERFAEKSQVDFFKIGVHFAVASLFKKFATANEIYNSKITLIDFKSWKSGKTHLVCGHARIRLRSTLERQQVVFAALHLGDHNISVGVKRFENADDYFSLVNEVRESFERGDFYGTVRVIDRLFPENIYSLADLVKDERLWVVDNIKEQALAETEESLDRLYEQQFPLMRYLANAHMDLPRVLLNVAEFIENRNLRQELTSDRLDIAKIRHWLQEAEMWHSKIDWDTLALDLEKRVLQLTKEFNANPSLSVLQSILALLELNEEFPFGMETGLVQNWFFAWTKKLSWPIEKTAELNALCESIGRRLKVHIHEKTTTQHLSH; from the coding sequence ATGAATAAATATCTTTGCTTGCACTTGCATTTTTATCAACCTCCGCGGGAAAACCCATGGTTAGGGGACATTGAACTGCAAGAATCTGCTTATCCCTTTCACGATTGGAACGAGCGTATTAATAACGAATGTTATCGACCTAATGGCTTTTCACGCATTTTAAATGCTGAAGGACACGTCATCGATATTACCAACAACTATGCGACCACCAGTTTTAACTTTGGTCCGACATTACTATCATGGCTTGAAGAAAAAGATCCCGATACCTATCAGAAAATTTTAGAAGGCGATCGTTTAAGCCTTAAAAACTTTAACGGTCATGGATCGGCCATTGCGCAAGGGTATAACCATTTAATTATGCCTTTAGCAAATCGCCGGGATAAAGAAACCCAAATCATCTGGGGATTAAAGGATTTTGAAAAAAGATTTAAGCGTACTGCTGAATCTTTGTGGTTGCCTGAAACGGCCGTCGATATTGAATCATTAGAGATTATGGCTGATCACGGTCTGAAATACGTGATCTTGGCCCCAAGGCAAGCCCGTGCGATAAGATCCCTTCATACAAATGAAGCCTGGAAAGATGTCACCGGCGAGCAGGTGGATCCGTTAAAACCATACTTAGTTCGCTTGCCGTCAGGGCGGAGTATCGCCGCCTTTTTTTACAAGGGGCCGATCTCTAAGGCCGTGGCTTTTGAAGGTCTGTTACATAATGGTGAAACCTTTGCACATCGTTTGCTTCAAGGCTTTGATCACCACCGCGAAGAGTCTCAGCTTTTGCATATCGCGACGGATGGGGAAACCTATGGTCATCATCACCGTCACGGCGATATGGCCTTATCTTATGCCCTTTGGTATTTACAGCAGGGACATCATGCGCGTATCACTAATTACGGCGAGTATCTGGAACTGCATCCTCCTCAGGACGAAGCGCAAATCTTTGAATCGTCTTCTTGGAGTTGTGAACATGGGGTGCAGCGCTGGTACCGCGATTGCGGTTGTGCGACCGGGGCTCATCCGGCATGGAATCAAGAGTGGCGCACACCTTTGCGTCAGGGCTTTGATTTTTTAAGAGATCACACCCTAGCTTCTTATGAAAAATTCATGCACGACCGCAAGGTGGATCCTTGGGCTATTCGCAATGACTATATTGATATTATCTTAAATAACGGCCTTGGAAATGTGGAAGCATTCTTGGGTCAATGGTTTCCGGAACATCGTTTTGCGGATGATGAGATCACAAAAATTCTTAAAGCCCTTGAAGGACAGAAGTATTTGCTCTTTAGTTATACCAGCTGCGCCTGGTTTTTCGATGATATTTCGGGGATTGAAACTGTTCAGAATCTGCAATATGCGTTTAGGGCTATTGAGCTCTGTGAATCTGTCTTTCACTTAAATTTAAAAGAAGAATTTTTAAAGATCATTGAGCAGGGTGAATCCAATATTGAATCTTTTAAAAACGGCAAAGAGGTTTTTGAAAGGTTCGCGGAAAAATCCCAAGTCGATTTCTTTAAGATCGGCGTGCATTTTGCCGTGGCTTCGTTATTTAAGAAATTCGCTACGGCCAATGAAATCTATAATAGTAAAATAACTTTGATTGACTTTAAGTCTTGGAAATCAGGGAAAACCCACTTGGTCTGCGGGCATGCGCGCATTCGTCTAAGATCTACTTTAGAACGCCAGCAGGTGGTCTTTGCCGCGCTTCATCTGGGGGACCACAATATCAGTGTGGGAGTCAAAAGATTTGAAAATGCCGATGATTATTTCAGTTTAGTGAATGAAGTGCGTGAATCTTTTGAGCGCGGGGACTTTTACGGCACCGTTCGCGTGATTGATCGCCTCTTTCCCGAAAACATCTATTCACTTGCAGACCTTGTTAAAGATGAAAGACTTTGGGTTGTTGATAATATCAAAGAGCAAGCCCTTGCCGAGACCGAGGAAAGTTTAGATCGACTCTACGAGCAACAATTCCCGTTAATGCGCTATCTTGCTAACGCTCATATGGACTTGCCCCGCGTTTTATTGAATGTGGCCGAATTTATTGAAAATCGCAATTTACGCCAAGAGCTGACGTCGGATCGGTTGGATATCGCAAAGATCCGTCACTGGTTGCAGGAAGCAGAAATGTGGCATTCGAAAATCGATTGGGACACGCTGGCCTTAGATTTAGAAAAGCGTGTTTTACAATTAACTAAAGAATTCAACGCAAATCCCAGCCTTTCTGTTCTTCAAAGCATTTTAGCTCTATTAGAACTTAATGAAGAATTTCCTTTCGGGATGGAAACAGGTCTCGTGCAAAATTGGTTTTTTGCTTGGACCAAAAAACTTTCTTGGCCGATAGAAAAAACCGCCGAATTAAATGCACTCTGTGAAAGTATTGGACGACGTTTAAAGGTACATATTCATGAAAAAACAACCACTCAACACCTTTCGCACTAG
- the argC gene encoding N-acetyl-gamma-glutamyl-phosphate reductase: MKKITCSVVGARGYSGIETARLLLQHPNVRLTHCFATSDFELGSFFGSASLIEKANSVQCLPDSEILKNLTDVVFLATPAETSLSLAPKIIAAGKKVIDLSGAFRLKNNDYKKWYGFEHDNKDLLATAEYGLSPWAGPAGKTKLVANPGCYATAITMALAPLLKAGLIEESSVVVDAKSGTSGAGKKASENMLFTEVDGECLPYKVGKHQHYPEIVEALEMLTGKKVDLHLTTSLLPTRRGIIAGVYAKVKAGVSLDKVESAFAESYHGYALVRHGTVTKNPNLLSLKKVVGTGETHISYELEGGRLYVFSCIDNLLKGAASQAVENLNRIFDFPVSTGLTQLEALT; the protein is encoded by the coding sequence ATGAAAAAAATAACTTGCTCCGTCGTTGGTGCTCGCGGCTACTCCGGCATAGAAACAGCTAGACTGCTGCTGCAACATCCGAATGTGCGTCTTACGCACTGTTTTGCTACCTCCGACTTTGAGCTCGGATCATTTTTTGGTTCTGCTTCTCTTATTGAAAAAGCGAACTCGGTTCAATGCCTGCCAGATTCTGAAATACTAAAAAATCTGACAGACGTGGTGTTCTTAGCAACCCCTGCGGAAACTTCTTTGAGTCTCGCACCAAAGATTATAGCCGCAGGTAAGAAAGTCATCGACCTCAGCGGAGCATTCCGTTTGAAAAACAATGACTACAAGAAATGGTATGGCTTTGAACACGACAACAAAGACTTATTAGCCACGGCAGAGTACGGCTTAAGTCCATGGGCGGGCCCGGCAGGAAAAACCAAGCTTGTGGCCAACCCAGGATGTTATGCGACGGCGATAACAATGGCCTTAGCGCCCTTGTTAAAAGCCGGCTTGATCGAAGAAAGCTCTGTGGTGGTTGATGCAAAGTCGGGAACATCAGGCGCCGGGAAAAAAGCATCGGAAAATATGCTTTTCACCGAAGTGGATGGCGAATGTCTGCCTTACAAAGTGGGTAAACATCAGCACTATCCAGAAATTGTTGAGGCGCTTGAAATGTTGACGGGAAAAAAAGTCGACCTTCATTTAACAACGTCTCTTTTGCCAACTCGTCGCGGAATTATTGCGGGCGTGTATGCAAAAGTAAAAGCGGGCGTAAGTTTAGATAAAGTAGAAAGCGCATTTGCGGAAAGTTACCACGGATACGCTTTGGTTCGTCATGGAACTGTAACAAAAAATCCGAATCTATTGTCTTTAAAAAAGGTGGTAGGGACGGGGGAAACCCATATCAGTTATGAACTAGAAGGAGGCAGACTTTATGTTTTCTCTTGCATTGATAACTTGCTTAAAGGGGCGGCGAGCCAAGCCGTAGAGAACTTAAACCGTATTTTTGATTTCCCTGTTTCCACAGGCTTAACACAGTTGGAGGCACTCACATGA
- a CDS encoding arginine/lysine/ornithine decarboxylase, whose amino-acid sequence MKFKFPVVIIDEDFRSENASGSGIRALAAAIESEGMEVLGVTSYGDLTAFAQQQSRASAFLLSIDDEEFGGGSQNEIAEALKGVRAFIEEIRFKNAEIPIYLYGETRTSRHIPNDILRELHGFIHMHEDTPEFVAKHIIREAKSYLDSIAPPFFRALLNYAQNGSYSWHCPGHSGGVAFLKSPVGQMFHQFFGENMLRADVCNAVDELGQLLDHTGPVAASERNAARIFNADHLFFVTNGTSTSNKIVWHSTVGPDDIVVVDRNCHKSNLHAIMMTGAIPVFLTPTRNHYGIIGPIPKQEFSMESIQRKIDANPFIKDKTKKPRILTITQSTYDGVVYNVETIKEMLDGKIHTLHFDEAWLPHAAFHDFYKDMHAIGKDRPRAKDSIIFSTQSTHKLLAGLSQASQILVSESENKKLNHHIFNEAYLMHTSTSPQYSIIASCDVAASMMEAPGGTALVEESIAEAMDFRRAMKKVDDEWGTDWWFKVWGPEDITEEGVGSRENWVLKPEDKWHGFGNLAEGFNMLDPIKATIITPGLDVDGDFADQGIPAAMVTKYLAEHGVIVEKCGLYSFFIMFTIGITKGRWNTLLTALQQFKDDYDKNQPLWKILPQFVAAHPRYERMGLRDLCQQIHEAYKFKNVARMTTEMYLSEMQPAMKPSDAFAKMAHEEIERIEIDDLENRVTAVLLTPYPPGIPLLIPGERFNKTVVDYLKFAREFNLKFPGFETDVHGLVAERDENGKKRYFVDCIKN is encoded by the coding sequence ATGAAATTTAAATTCCCGGTTGTTATTATCGATGAAGACTTTAGATCAGAAAACGCCAGCGGCTCTGGAATTAGAGCTCTAGCGGCGGCGATCGAATCTGAAGGCATGGAAGTTTTAGGTGTCACCAGCTATGGCGACCTGACGGCTTTCGCGCAACAACAAAGTAGAGCTTCTGCTTTTCTTTTATCTATTGATGATGAGGAATTTGGTGGAGGATCTCAAAATGAAATTGCTGAAGCCCTCAAAGGCGTTCGCGCGTTTATTGAGGAAATCCGCTTTAAAAATGCGGAGATTCCTATTTATCTGTATGGCGAAACACGCACCTCTCGTCACATCCCGAACGACATCTTGCGTGAACTGCATGGGTTTATTCATATGCATGAAGATACGCCAGAGTTTGTGGCAAAACACATTATCCGCGAAGCTAAGTCCTATCTAGACTCGATTGCTCCTCCGTTTTTCAGAGCTTTGCTTAACTACGCCCAAAATGGATCTTACTCTTGGCACTGTCCAGGGCATTCTGGCGGCGTGGCTTTCTTAAAGTCGCCTGTGGGTCAAATGTTTCATCAGTTCTTTGGGGAAAACATGTTGCGCGCCGACGTCTGTAACGCCGTGGATGAGTTGGGGCAGTTACTGGACCACACGGGCCCCGTGGCTGCTTCAGAAAGAAATGCCGCGCGCATTTTTAACGCGGATCACTTATTCTTTGTGACCAATGGAACTTCCACGTCTAATAAGATTGTTTGGCATTCCACTGTGGGCCCGGATGATATCGTGGTTGTGGACCGTAACTGTCATAAGTCGAACTTGCATGCGATCATGATGACAGGCGCAATCCCGGTGTTTCTAACACCGACCCGCAATCATTACGGCATTATTGGTCCGATCCCGAAACAAGAATTTTCGATGGAAAGCATTCAACGAAAAATTGATGCCAACCCCTTTATTAAGGATAAAACCAAAAAACCGAGAATCTTGACCATCACCCAAAGTACATACGACGGTGTGGTTTATAACGTTGAAACGATCAAAGAAATGCTCGACGGCAAGATCCACACCCTTCACTTTGATGAAGCGTGGCTTCCGCATGCGGCTTTTCATGATTTTTATAAAGACATGCACGCCATCGGCAAGGACCGCCCGCGCGCCAAAGACTCTATCATCTTTTCAACACAGTCTACACACAAGCTACTAGCAGGTCTTTCGCAAGCTTCACAAATTTTGGTAAGCGAGTCGGAAAATAAAAAACTCAATCATCATATTTTTAATGAAGCCTACTTGATGCACACCTCAACAAGTCCGCAGTATTCCATTATTGCGTCTTGTGATGTGGCGGCTTCGATGATGGAAGCGCCGGGGGGAACAGCTTTGGTGGAAGAAAGTATTGCCGAAGCCATGGATTTCCGTCGCGCGATGAAAAAAGTCGACGACGAATGGGGCACGGATTGGTGGTTTAAAGTCTGGGGTCCAGAAGACATCACCGAAGAAGGTGTGGGTTCGCGAGAAAACTGGGTCTTAAAACCCGAGGACAAATGGCACGGCTTTGGAAACTTAGCTGAAGGCTTTAACATGCTTGATCCCATCAAAGCGACCATCATCACGCCGGGACTGGATGTGGATGGCGACTTTGCTGATCAAGGGATTCCGGCCGCGATGGTAACGAAATACCTAGCTGAACACGGGGTCATTGTTGAAAAGTGCGGTCTTTATTCATTTTTCATTATGTTTACCATCGGCATTACCAAAGGCCGCTGGAACACGTTGCTGACGGCTTTGCAGCAATTTAAAGATGACTATGATAAAAACCAACCGCTGTGGAAGATCTTGCCGCAGTTTGTGGCAGCTCACCCCCGCTATGAGCGCATGGGCTTAAGGGATCTTTGCCAACAAATTCACGAAGCCTATAAGTTTAAAAATGTCGCGCGCATGACGACGGAAATGTATTTATCCGAAATGCAGCCGGCCATGAAACCTTCAGACGCTTTTGCAAAAATGGCGCATGAAGAAATCGAGCGCATTGAAATCGACGACTTGGAAAATCGCGTGACGGCCGTGTTGTTGACTCCCTACCCTCCGGGAATTCCTTTATTGATCCCTGGGGAAAGATTTAACAAAACGGTGGTGGATTATTTAAAATTCGCGCGCGAGTTTAATCTGAAATTCCCAGGCTTTGAAACCGACGTCCACGGACTGGTGGCAGAGCGTGATGAGAACGGAAAGAAACGTTACTTTGTCGATTGTATTAAGAACTAA
- a CDS encoding HAMP domain-containing methyl-accepting chemotaxis protein: MFSSLSLSKKLILGFLVISVFVVAMGGIGLYAGKKLNSSMRNLNDNNLIPVADIGNANMAAIYHNRALYDLLSSRPEEVPPVLEGITKYEKRMKELLDKYRKTFLTQKEIELLNKFDQSWPKYEHDAMAAIAFFKDGKIDEASKIVNNEATESFQIVDDLLSEILDFNVELAARTNQEGEDLYSELSKVMMGGMGLSVFLSVGLGLLIARNLSRALGHVAGELTTAAAQTAAASEELSSASQQVSSGTTESASSLEETVAAVEELSSVVNNNAKNARNAAQLAKAGAGNAAAGNEGMKKLIGSMTEISESSKKVEDIIGVIDDISFQINLLALNAAVEAARAGEHGKGFAVVADAVRTLAQKSATAAKDISQLIVESTDKTKVGSELASQMAQSLSDLVLSIEKSATINEEIALASEEQATGISQISKAMQTLDASTQQNAASAEEIAASAEEMSAQALTLQQMVVNLKTIVEGRKAGSIAGQTVHHSDEQAKSAA; encoded by the coding sequence ATGTTTTCAAGTTTAAGTCTTTCAAAAAAATTAATCTTAGGATTTCTAGTTATTTCTGTTTTCGTGGTGGCTATGGGTGGAATTGGCCTGTATGCCGGCAAAAAGTTAAACTCTTCCATGCGAAATCTCAATGATAACAACCTGATTCCGGTCGCAGATATCGGGAATGCCAATATGGCGGCTATTTATCACAACCGAGCTCTGTATGACCTCCTAAGTTCTCGGCCTGAAGAAGTGCCCCCTGTTTTAGAGGGAATCACAAAATACGAAAAACGGATGAAGGAGCTTTTAGACAAATACCGTAAAACCTTTCTTACTCAAAAAGAAATCGAGCTCTTAAATAAGTTTGATCAGTCTTGGCCAAAATACGAACACGATGCCATGGCCGCGATTGCGTTTTTTAAAGATGGCAAAATCGACGAAGCCAGCAAAATCGTAAATAATGAGGCGACTGAAAGTTTTCAGATTGTGGATGATCTGCTTTCAGAGATTTTAGATTTTAACGTCGAGCTGGCGGCGCGCACGAACCAAGAAGGTGAAGATCTTTATTCGGAACTCTCAAAAGTTATGATGGGAGGGATGGGTTTGTCGGTCTTTCTCAGTGTGGGGCTGGGGCTATTGATCGCAAGAAATCTTTCTCGAGCTTTAGGTCATGTGGCGGGCGAGTTGACCACCGCAGCTGCGCAAACTGCCGCGGCCAGCGAAGAGCTCTCATCCGCAAGCCAGCAGGTCTCTTCAGGTACGACTGAATCGGCAAGTTCATTAGAAGAAACTGTCGCGGCGGTGGAAGAGTTATCAAGTGTGGTAAATAATAATGCGAAGAATGCGCGTAATGCCGCCCAGCTTGCAAAAGCGGGTGCGGGTAACGCCGCCGCTGGCAATGAGGGTATGAAAAAGCTGATCGGCTCCATGACGGAAATCAGTGAGAGTTCCAAAAAAGTCGAAGACATTATCGGTGTGATTGACGATATTTCATTTCAAATCAACTTGCTAGCCTTAAATGCAGCAGTGGAAGCTGCCCGGGCCGGAGAACACGGAAAGGGATTTGCTGTGGTCGCGGATGCCGTGAGAACGTTGGCGCAGAAAAGCGCGACGGCAGCCAAGGACATTTCCCAACTCATCGTAGAAAGTACGGACAAAACAAAAGTAGGCAGCGAGCTGGCGTCGCAAATGGCGCAATCGCTTTCTGACCTTGTGCTGTCGATTGAAAAATCAGCCACGATCAATGAGGAAATTGCTCTGGCTAGTGAAGAACAAGCCACCGGTATTTCGCAAATTAGTAAGGCGATGCAAACCTTAGATGCCTCAACTCAGCAAAATGCAGCCTCGGCGGAGGAAATCGCAGCTTCCGCGGAAGAAATGTCAGCGCAAGCCCTGACGCTTCAACAGATGGTTGTTAACTTAAAGACCATCGTGGAGGGTAGAAAAGCAGGATCTATAGCAGGACAGACGGTTCATCACTCCGACGAACAAGCGAAATCCGCGGCTTAA
- the treY gene encoding malto-oligosyltrehalose synthase, with translation MKKQPLNTFRTSYRLQLHKDFRFQDAKDVVAYLARLGVSHLYLSPIMESMPGSNHGYDGTDPEKISLERGGEAEFIKLIKEVRSSDLEGLILDIVPNHLACNLKNPYWYDVLKNGKASKYWNTFDLKTTDPQKDPIILPVLGKSRLEVLNDGDIKVIKQGQEWQLMVYESLYPLNKAAQNILDAKRPSAKVLKQILESQYYCLEDWRQGSRKINYRRFFDINDLIGIRMEDPKVFSWFHKKTFELMNKHPEIQGLRIDHVDGLTFPRQYLSRLHRKTPHIWVEKILGEKESLPHYWSVLGSTGYEFSNVAARLFVYVPGLLYLDSHYLKNIEDRWHRFHDCVYDSKRQVLQSHFSSELKFITALFYEQVPRLLKKRFTDRHLSQVISEVTAALRVYRTYAQKKEPLQYHWLTEAIAEAEGKHTGDRHAFKWFRQVLEKKGDWPEGLFLAIKRWEQLSGPVMAKGLEDTALYRYCPLLSLNGVGGEPDWLGDAVTEYNSFQRLKHRQFPLSMNTSSTHDTKRSEDVLSRVHVLSELSEQWAHLYEEIVADKSLSKGLERRSIYFIAETVLGAWPMDGKITKDYVKRIQAYAIKASREAKLETSWLEVNTAYENRVKNFIEQILTPNSLEQRELFKKMKKFASVISFYGAFNSLGFLVLKTTSLGVADFYQGCEMWDLSLVDPDNRRPVDYDVRKEALERIQKEFKRSPSRLLIRVTKDWRSGEIKLLMTWRLLQMRNRFANVFLHGEYIPVPVRGKYQQQFVSYLRRYKDQWFWVVLPRFLTRVDHSEEAVRLDVDFFADTKFTLPAHAPRKWENILTKTSYDRETNKLDKMFAGGPVAVLRSL, from the coding sequence ATGAAAAAACAACCACTCAACACCTTTCGCACTAGCTACCGTTTACAACTGCATAAAGACTTTCGTTTTCAGGATGCGAAGGATGTTGTTGCGTATTTGGCAAGATTAGGCGTTTCCCATTTATATCTGTCACCCATTATGGAATCCATGCCCGGCAGTAATCATGGCTATGATGGCACGGATCCAGAAAAAATAAGTCTTGAACGAGGCGGCGAGGCGGAGTTCATTAAACTTATTAAAGAGGTGCGAAGTTCTGACTTAGAAGGCCTCATTTTAGATATTGTTCCCAATCACTTGGCCTGCAATTTAAAAAATCCGTACTGGTATGACGTTCTTAAAAATGGCAAAGCCTCAAAGTACTGGAACACCTTTGATCTTAAGACCACAGACCCACAAAAAGATCCGATTATTTTACCGGTCTTAGGCAAGTCGCGTTTGGAAGTCCTTAATGACGGGGATATCAAAGTGATCAAGCAAGGGCAAGAATGGCAGCTCATGGTCTATGAATCGCTATATCCCTTAAATAAAGCGGCTCAAAATATTTTAGATGCCAAGCGGCCTTCAGCGAAGGTCTTAAAACAGATTCTTGAATCGCAATATTACTGCTTAGAGGACTGGCGTCAGGGGAGCCGTAAAATCAACTATCGCCGTTTTTTTGATATCAATGACCTGATTGGAATTCGGATGGAGGACCCGAAGGTTTTTTCGTGGTTTCATAAAAAGACCTTTGAGCTGATGAATAAACACCCCGAGATTCAAGGTCTGCGCATTGATCACGTTGACGGATTGACCTTTCCTCGACAGTATCTGTCACGGCTGCATCGAAAAACCCCCCATATTTGGGTGGAAAAAATCTTGGGCGAAAAAGAAAGTCTGCCCCATTACTGGTCTGTTCTAGGTTCCACCGGATATGAGTTTTCAAATGTGGCGGCAAGACTTTTTGTCTATGTGCCGGGTTTACTTTATTTGGACTCTCATTATTTAAAAAATATCGAAGATCGTTGGCACCGATTTCATGACTGTGTGTACGATAGCAAAAGACAGGTGCTGCAATCACATTTTTCTTCAGAGCTTAAATTCATCACCGCTTTGTTTTATGAACAAGTTCCAAGGCTTTTGAAAAAACGCTTTACAGACCGTCATCTGTCGCAAGTAATTAGCGAGGTGACCGCGGCTTTAAGGGTGTATCGAACTTACGCTCAGAAAAAAGAGCCTTTGCAATATCACTGGCTCACCGAAGCCATCGCCGAGGCTGAAGGAAAACACACGGGCGATCGTCACGCTTTTAAATGGTTTCGGCAAGTTTTAGAAAAAAAAGGGGACTGGCCTGAGGGATTGTTCTTGGCTATTAAACGTTGGGAGCAGTTGTCAGGTCCCGTGATGGCGAAAGGTTTAGAGGATACGGCCCTTTATCGTTATTGCCCGCTTTTATCACTGAACGGCGTCGGCGGGGAGCCGGACTGGTTGGGGGACGCGGTGACGGAATACAATTCCTTTCAGCGCCTCAAACACCGGCAGTTTCCCTTGAGCATGAACACTTCTTCCACGCATGATACAAAACGCAGCGAAGATGTCTTATCCCGGGTGCATGTGCTTTCTGAGCTTTCAGAACAGTGGGCACATCTGTATGAAGAAATCGTGGCTGACAAGTCTTTAAGCAAAGGCCTGGAAAGAAGAAGTATTTATTTTATCGCGGAAACGGTCTTGGGTGCGTGGCCGATGGACGGTAAAATCACCAAAGACTATGTGAAGCGCATTCAGGCCTATGCTATTAAAGCTTCTCGGGAAGCCAAGCTTGAAACCAGTTGGTTGGAAGTAAATACCGCTTATGAAAATCGAGTTAAGAATTTCATAGAGCAGATCCTGACCCCGAACTCTTTAGAGCAACGAGAGCTTTTCAAAAAAATGAAAAAGTTTGCGTCGGTGATTTCTTTTTATGGGGCATTTAATTCTTTAGGATTTTTGGTTCTTAAAACAACGTCCTTGGGAGTTGCTGATTTCTATCAAGGCTGCGAGATGTGGGATTTAAGCCTTGTGGATCCCGACAATCGCCGTCCGGTGGATTATGATGTAAGAAAAGAAGCGCTAGAAAGAATTCAAAAAGAATTCAAGCGCTCTCCATCAAGGCTTTTAATTCGAGTGACGAAAGACTGGCGTTCGGGAGAGATTAAGTTATTAATGACGTGGCGATTGCTGCAAATGCGGAATCGCTTTGCCAACGTGTTTTTGCACGGGGAGTATATTCCAGTTCCCGTGCGGGGGAAGTACCAGCAACAGTTTGTTTCTTATTTGCGCCGCTATAAGGATCAATGGTTTTGGGTCGTGCTGCCAAGATTTCTTACTCGCGTAGATCATTCTGAAGAGGCGGTCCGTCTGGATGTCGATTTCTTTGCAGACACAAAGTTCACTTTGCCGGCACATGCGCCCCGGAAGTGGGAAAACATTTTAACTAAGACCTCTTATGATCGTGAGACAAACAAGCTAGATAAAATGTTCGCCGGAGGCCCGGTCGCGGTTTTAAGGTCTCTATAG
- a CDS encoding GNAT family N-acetyltransferase encodes MMVRLETERLIIRRWKPEDLDSFAALCADPEVMEHFPATLSRQETQSLIDRMNTNHNKDGYSFMACELKSTGDFIGFVGLSYFTQETHFSPCVEVGWRLHKRFWGQGYAPEGAKAVIKYAFEVLKVPEVIAMTAVGNLNSRRVMEKIGMTYNPQDDFDHPKVEDGHRLKRHVLYRIKPGQLKNE; translated from the coding sequence ATGATGGTCAGATTGGAAACCGAAAGATTGATCATTAGAAGATGGAAGCCCGAAGACTTAGATTCCTTTGCCGCCCTTTGTGCTGATCCTGAAGTGATGGAGCATTTTCCGGCAACACTTTCGCGACAAGAAACTCAAAGTCTTATTGATCGTATGAATACCAATCATAATAAAGACGGGTACAGTTTTATGGCCTGTGAACTTAAAAGCACGGGCGATTTTATTGGCTTTGTCGGTTTATCTTACTTTACGCAGGAAACACATTTTAGTCCTTGTGTGGAGGTCGGGTGGCGACTTCATAAAAGATTCTGGGGTCAAGGTTATGCGCCGGAAGGGGCTAAGGCAGTAATTAAGTATGCGTTTGAGGTTTTAAAGGTGCCCGAGGTTATTGCAATGACGGCGGTCGGAAATTTGAATTCTCGCAGAGTTATGGAAAAAATCGGCATGACCTATAATCCTCAAGATGATTTCGACCATCCTAAAGTAGAAGATGGGCACAGATTAAAACGCCATGTTCTTTATCGAATTAAGCCCGGACAGTTAAAGAATGAATAA